A window of Acinetobacter sp. TR3 contains these coding sequences:
- a CDS encoding amino acid permease — MSNNMEVGKPLKRAMTKRHLVMISLGGAIGTGLFLGSGDVISQAGPVGAILSYLLGGIIAYMVMLCLGELAVQMPVSGSFGEYARTYIGPGTGYMITWLYWLTWTATLGTEFTAAALLMQEWFPSISMWTWTLLFAALVFTLNVSSTRLFAESEFWLSLVKVLTIICFIALGLAAIFGLISYHGHESAPLFSKLTEHGWFPNGIYPIFATMLIVNFAFSGTELIGVAAGEAEDPAKTVPKAINAAIWRLLIFFVGTIVVICALLPYEMAGLNAEGVSNSPFVTVFNYIGIPYAEDIIRFVIITALLSAANSGLFAASRMMWSLSAQNQLPKVFAKLTRSGTPIIAIIVTMFGAIPGLLSEQFAPETIFKNLLGVAAFTMVVVWISICVSQFNFRRQWIKSGKTVKDLKFAAPLFPLTPILGGVFCVITCISMVADPSMQVGFVCCVLFMIACYASYYMFYKNKA; from the coding sequence ATGAGTAACAATATGGAAGTGGGTAAGCCCCTAAAACGTGCCATGACGAAACGTCATTTGGTGATGATTTCATTAGGTGGTGCAATTGGAACGGGCTTATTTTTAGGCTCAGGTGATGTGATTTCACAGGCAGGTCCCGTTGGTGCGATTCTCTCTTACCTGCTTGGTGGTATCATTGCCTACATGGTCATGCTGTGTTTAGGTGAGTTGGCAGTACAGATGCCAGTTTCGGGTTCATTTGGTGAATATGCCAGAACCTATATTGGGCCAGGCACGGGCTATATGATCACATGGTTGTATTGGTTGACGTGGACTGCAACATTAGGTACTGAATTCACAGCTGCTGCTTTACTCATGCAGGAGTGGTTTCCTTCCATATCCATGTGGACATGGACCTTATTATTTGCAGCACTGGTCTTTACGCTGAATGTGAGTTCCACTCGGTTATTTGCCGAGTCGGAATTTTGGCTATCTTTGGTTAAAGTTCTCACCATTATCTGTTTTATTGCATTGGGCCTAGCCGCTATTTTTGGCTTGATCTCCTATCATGGTCATGAGTCAGCACCGCTGTTTAGTAAATTGACCGAGCATGGTTGGTTCCCAAATGGTATTTACCCAATTTTTGCCACAATGCTGATCGTTAATTTTGCATTCTCTGGTACAGAACTGATTGGGGTTGCCGCAGGGGAAGCAGAAGACCCTGCTAAAACTGTACCGAAAGCAATTAATGCTGCAATTTGGCGTTTATTGATTTTCTTTGTTGGTACGATTGTGGTGATTTGTGCATTACTGCCTTATGAAATGGCAGGACTCAATGCAGAAGGCGTAAGTAATAGTCCATTTGTGACGGTATTTAATTACATCGGTATTCCATATGCAGAAGATATTATTCGTTTTGTGATTATTACTGCACTTTTATCGGCTGCCAACTCAGGCTTATTTGCTGCTTCTCGAATGATGTGGTCATTGTCAGCGCAGAATCAACTTCCTAAAGTGTTTGCTAAATTGACACGTTCAGGTACGCCAATTATTGCCATTATTGTCACGATGTTTGGTGCAATTCCTGGTTTATTATCTGAACAATTTGCGCCTGAAACCATTTTCAAAAATTTACTAGGTGTTGCTGCTTTTACCATGGTTGTGGTTTGGATCTCAATTTGTGTGAGCCAATTTAACTTCCGTAGACAATGGATCAAATCAGGTAAAACTGTCAAAGACCTTAAATTTGCTGCACCATTGTTCCCACTCACACCAATTCTAGGTGGAGTATTCTGTGTCATTACTTGTATTAGTATGGTGGCAGACCCTTCAATGCAAGTAGGTTTTGTCTGCTGTGTTTTATTTATGATTGCCTGCTATGCAAGCTACTATATGTTTTATAAAAACAAAGCTTAA
- the astE gene encoding succinylglutamate desuccinylase: MVDLLALTLAQQTPEQMQGETVEFTWQWLGEGLLQCTPKTVYRKTMVLSAGIHGNETAPIELLSHIINDLFAEHLKLAVRVLFVLGNPEAIRKGVRYLENDVNRMFCGAYQHLRQDAETERAAQLEQRTAQFFEQSGAEAQRYHYDLHTAIRASLLPVFALFPYQTQPYDDFLIQSLNAADLDALVYHNAVGKTFTHFTAERFQAASSTLELGKAKPFGQNDLSEFASTDQMLRAVLSEQALPCRQKPTIRQFKVVDSVLKQSDDFQLQLSADAPNFSTFQKGELIATQQAGNYVVDNQQVWVLFPNPNVKIGLRAGLVLKEMK; the protein is encoded by the coding sequence ATGGTTGATCTACTCGCGTTGACTTTAGCGCAACAGACACCCGAGCAAATGCAGGGTGAAACAGTTGAGTTTACATGGCAATGGCTAGGTGAAGGGTTACTGCAATGTACACCTAAAACAGTGTATAGAAAAACCATGGTGCTTTCTGCTGGAATTCATGGTAATGAAACAGCACCGATTGAATTATTGTCTCACATCATTAATGACCTATTTGCTGAGCATTTAAAATTAGCGGTGCGTGTACTATTTGTTTTAGGTAATCCTGAAGCGATTCGTAAAGGTGTACGTTATCTTGAAAATGATGTGAATCGGATGTTCTGTGGTGCTTATCAGCATTTACGCCAAGATGCTGAAACTGAACGTGCAGCTCAATTGGAACAGCGAACAGCCCAATTTTTTGAGCAAAGTGGTGCTGAAGCACAGCGCTATCATTACGATTTACATACTGCTATTCGTGCTTCATTACTGCCTGTATTTGCATTATTTCCCTATCAAACACAGCCCTATGATGACTTCCTGATCCAAAGCTTAAATGCTGCGGATCTCGATGCTTTGGTCTATCACAATGCGGTTGGAAAAACCTTTACTCATTTTACTGCTGAACGCTTTCAGGCAGCGAGTAGTACCTTGGAGTTAGGCAAAGCTAAGCCTTTTGGTCAAAATGATTTATCTGAATTTGCGAGTACAGACCAAATGTTGCGTGCGGTACTTTCAGAGCAGGCTTTGCCATGTAGACAGAAGCCAACTATTCGCCAATTTAAGGTGGTGGACTCAGTTCTAAAGCAGAGTGACGATTTCCAATTGCAATTAAGTGCTGATGCACCTAATTTCTCAACCTTTCAGAAAGGTGAGTTGATTGCAACTCAGCAAGCAGGCAATTATGTCGTGGATAATCAGCAAGTTTGGGTTTTATTTCCAAATCCAAATGTGAAGATTGGCTTGAGAGCTGGACTGGTTTTAAAGGAAATGAAATAG
- the astB gene encoding N-succinylarginine dihydrolase yields MSGYEINFDGLVGPTHHYAGLSFGNVASTKNRNNASNPKLAAKQGLKKMKALADLGLKQGVFAPQERPHVPTLRRLGFTGSDIDVIAQAMRTAPALLSSLSSASSMWTANSCTVSPSADSADGRMHFTAANLNNKFHRSIEHHTTTRILQAMFKNDVYFAHHEALPEAALFGDEGAANHNRLGGAYDQAGVQVFVYGQQQLGGTVAPQKFPARQTREASEAIARLHRLDAKRTVFIQQNPDVIDQGVFHNDVIAVSNQQVLFHHQHAFLNQSAALDEIRHKMAEIEQDFISIEVPESRVKVEDAVSTYLFNSQILTRADGGMSIVVPEESRQNSAVWSYLNDMIQMGTPIDDIKVFDLRESMRNGGGPACLRLRVAVNEAELNAVNPNLFMNDALFKTLNQWVDQHYRDELTQDDLADPSLLIESRTALDELTKILNLGSVYHFQR; encoded by the coding sequence ATGTCTGGTTATGAAATCAATTTTGATGGTTTAGTTGGTCCTACGCATCATTATGCGGGCTTATCATTTGGTAATGTGGCTTCAACTAAAAACCGTAATAACGCATCAAATCCTAAGCTTGCTGCAAAACAAGGCTTGAAAAAAATGAAAGCCCTTGCAGACTTAGGGCTTAAACAAGGCGTGTTTGCACCACAAGAGCGTCCGCATGTGCCAACATTGCGTCGTTTAGGCTTTACAGGTAGTGATATTGATGTAATTGCTCAAGCCATGCGTACTGCACCTGCTTTGCTATCATCATTGAGTTCAGCTTCATCGATGTGGACCGCGAACTCGTGTACGGTATCGCCATCGGCTGACAGTGCTGACGGGCGAATGCATTTTACTGCTGCAAACCTAAATAATAAGTTCCATCGATCAATTGAGCATCATACAACGACTCGTATTCTTCAAGCGATGTTCAAGAATGATGTCTATTTCGCGCATCACGAAGCATTGCCAGAAGCTGCTTTATTTGGCGATGAAGGTGCAGCCAATCATAATCGTCTAGGCGGTGCTTATGATCAGGCTGGCGTGCAAGTTTTTGTTTACGGTCAACAACAACTTGGTGGTACAGTTGCACCGCAAAAATTCCCTGCACGTCAAACACGTGAGGCGAGTGAAGCGATTGCACGTTTACATCGGTTAGATGCAAAGCGTACTGTATTTATTCAGCAAAATCCTGACGTGATTGATCAAGGCGTATTTCATAATGATGTGATCGCCGTGAGTAACCAACAGGTGTTGTTCCATCACCAACATGCATTTTTAAATCAATCTGCAGCCTTAGATGAAATTCGTCACAAGATGGCTGAAATTGAGCAAGATTTTATTTCGATTGAAGTCCCTGAAAGTCGAGTGAAGGTTGAAGATGCAGTTTCAACTTATTTATTCAACAGTCAAATTTTAACCCGTGCTGATGGTGGCATGAGCATTGTTGTACCAGAAGAATCTCGTCAGAACTCAGCCGTTTGGAGTTACTTAAATGACATGATTCAAATGGGAACACCAATTGACGACATTAAAGTATTTGATCTGCGTGAAAGTATGCGTAATGGCGGCGGGCCTGCATGTTTAAGATTACGTGTTGCTGTAAATGAAGCTGAGCTGAATGCAGTCAATCCGAACTTGTTTATGAATGATGCTTTGTTCAAAACATTGAATCAGTGGGTGGATCAGCATTACCGTGATGAGTTAACGCAGGATGATTTGGCTGATCCAAGTCTATTGATTGAGAGCCGTACTGCGCTAGATGAACTTACCAAAATTTTAAATTTAGGCTCGGTTTATCACTTCCAAAGATAA
- the astD gene encoding succinylglutamate-semialdehyde dehydrogenase, which yields MSQGALLINGAWIQGQGTAFSKTNPVNNQQIWAGHEASQADVEQACLAARQAFPAWARMPLEDRIAIIERFASLLEQNKNELAQVISQETSKPLWETLTEVQSMVGKVAISIRAYDQRTGFSETRMPDGIASLRHRPHGVLAVFGPYNFPGHLPNGHIVPALIAGNTVVFKPSELTPWTAEETAKLWQQAGLPNGVLNIVQGGRSTGEALAAAEQIDGLLFTGSANTGYHLHKQMAGTPEKILALEMGGNNALIIDEASNIDAVVNLAIQSAFVSAGQRCTCARRIIVKQGANGDAFIQRFVEVAKNLVVGEWNAEPQPFMGGVISSRAAEQMLVAQTKLIALGAKPLLEMTRPQADSSLLTAGILDLTQVDGIPDDEYFGPLTTIYRYNTFDEALSIANNTRFGLAVGLVSPDRDLFDRVLVEARAGIVNWNKPLTGASSAAPFGGVGASGNHRASAFYAADYSAWPMASLESDNVTLPAKLSPGIVL from the coding sequence ATGTCACAAGGTGCATTATTAATTAATGGTGCTTGGATCCAAGGACAAGGAACCGCATTCAGTAAAACCAACCCGGTTAACAATCAGCAAATTTGGGCAGGTCATGAAGCCAGCCAAGCTGATGTTGAGCAGGCATGTCTTGCTGCTCGTCAGGCATTTCCTGCTTGGGCACGTATGCCTTTAGAAGATCGTATCGCAATTATTGAACGTTTTGCGAGTCTACTTGAGCAGAATAAAAATGAATTGGCTCAAGTGATTAGCCAAGAAACCAGTAAACCACTTTGGGAAACATTGACCGAAGTGCAATCGATGGTTGGCAAAGTCGCGATTTCAATTCGTGCTTATGATCAACGTACGGGTTTCAGTGAAACTAGAATGCCAGATGGTATTGCTTCACTACGTCATCGTCCACATGGTGTTTTGGCTGTATTTGGTCCATATAACTTCCCAGGCCATTTGCCAAATGGTCATATTGTTCCTGCATTGATTGCAGGTAATACCGTAGTGTTTAAACCAAGTGAACTCACCCCTTGGACTGCGGAAGAAACGGCAAAGTTATGGCAGCAAGCAGGTTTGCCGAATGGCGTATTGAATATCGTACAAGGTGGGCGTAGTACAGGTGAGGCACTTGCTGCGGCTGAACAAATTGATGGTTTGTTGTTCACAGGTAGTGCGAATACAGGTTATCACTTGCATAAGCAAATGGCGGGCACACCTGAAAAAATCCTTGCTTTGGAAATGGGTGGCAATAATGCCCTCATTATTGATGAAGCAAGCAATATTGATGCGGTCGTGAATTTAGCTATTCAATCCGCTTTTGTTTCGGCAGGACAACGTTGTACTTGTGCACGCCGAATCATTGTCAAGCAGGGTGCGAATGGTGATGCCTTCATTCAACGTTTTGTGGAAGTCGCGAAGAATCTAGTTGTTGGTGAGTGGAATGCTGAACCACAACCATTTATGGGTGGTGTGATTTCTTCTCGTGCTGCTGAACAAATGTTAGTAGCACAAACTAAACTGATTGCTTTAGGCGCAAAACCATTATTAGAAATGACACGTCCACAAGCAGACAGTTCATTGTTGACCGCAGGTATTTTAGATTTAACACAGGTCGATGGTATTCCTGATGATGAATACTTCGGTCCATTGACGACGATTTATCGCTACAACACTTTTGATGAAGCATTAAGCATCGCTAATAACACTCGATTTGGTTTAGCGGTTGGTTTGGTTTCACCTGATCGCGATTTATTTGATCGTGTGTTGGTTGAAGCACGTGCGGGTATTGTGAATTGGAATAAACCATTGACCGGTGCTTCAAGTGCAGCACCATTTGGTGGAGTAGGCGCTTCTGGTAATCACCGAGCGAGTGCCTTTTATGCAGCAGATTATAGTGCTTGGCCAATGGCATCATTGGAAAGTGATAACGTGACGCTTCCTGCAAAATTATCACCGGGCATTGTGCTCTAA
- the astA gene encoding arginine N-succinyltransferase: protein MMIVRHAAHRDLDDIYRLAQRAGESGIGLTSLPENKEILAERITRTTHTLAGLTEKCEASYLFVLEDTSIHKIVGVSAIEVAVGLKEPFYNFRVAKQVHASKALNVYKTLDTLFLSNDHTGCSELCTLFLDPEYRKNQNGKFLSKVRFLFIAAFRSFFEERLIAEMRGFSDQNGQSPFWDSLGYLFFNMDFAAADYLSGVGQKAFIAELMPRFPVYVDLLTSEARAVIAEVHPHTLPAAKVLMSEGLKYQGYVDIFDAGPTLEANIAELRAVKESRLLNVKITEQVETTETHFLVANDQYQDYCVLLINNKITESDTLQMTAAQAQALNIAEHDQVRVLALEKMEKN, encoded by the coding sequence ATGATGATTGTTAGACATGCAGCGCATCGGGACTTAGATGATATTTATCGTTTAGCGCAAAGAGCAGGAGAGTCGGGCATTGGCTTGACCTCCCTACCAGAAAACAAAGAAATTTTAGCTGAACGTATTACACGTACGACTCACACTTTAGCTGGTTTAACCGAAAAGTGTGAGGCAAGTTATTTGTTTGTTTTAGAAGATACCAGTATTCACAAAATTGTGGGTGTGAGTGCGATTGAAGTTGCAGTTGGTTTAAAAGAACCATTTTACAACTTCCGTGTAGCAAAACAGGTGCATGCCTCTAAAGCCTTAAATGTGTATAAGACTTTAGATACTCTTTTTTTAAGTAATGATCATACTGGTTGCAGTGAACTCTGCACTTTGTTCCTTGATCCTGAATACCGCAAAAACCAAAATGGTAAATTTTTATCAAAAGTACGTTTTCTGTTTATTGCTGCCTTCCGTTCTTTTTTTGAAGAAAGATTGATTGCTGAAATGCGTGGTTTCTCGGATCAAAATGGACAATCACCATTTTGGGATTCGCTCGGTTATCTATTTTTCAATATGGATTTTGCAGCTGCGGATTATTTAAGTGGTGTAGGACAAAAAGCGTTTATTGCAGAACTCATGCCGAGATTTCCAGTCTACGTTGATTTGTTGACCTCAGAAGCGCGTGCTGTGATTGCTGAAGTACATCCACACACATTGCCTGCGGCAAAAGTGTTGATGTCAGAAGGGCTTAAATATCAAGGTTATGTGGATATTTTTGATGCAGGGCCAACACTGGAAGCCAATATCGCTGAACTACGTGCAGTCAAAGAGAGTCGTTTGCTCAACGTTAAAATCACTGAGCAAGTTGAAACGACAGAAACTCATTTTTTGGTTGCGAATGACCAATACCAAGATTATTGCGTGTTGTTGATCAATAACAAAATCACTGAAAGTGACACTTTGCAGATGACAGCAGCACAAGCACAAGCACTGAATATTGCTGAACACGATCAAGTACGTGTTTTAGCATTAGAAAAAATGGAGAAGAACTAA
- a CDS encoding aspartate aminotransferase family protein, producing MSDVAITRSNFNDWMVPVFAPANFILVRGEGSRIWDQNDKEYIDFAGGIAVNALGHAHPVAVNALTEQAQKLWHIGNGYTNEPVLRLAKQLVESTFADKVFFCNSGAEANEAALKLARKVGLVSGNPNKNQIVAFKNAFHGRTLFTVTAGGQPKYSQDFAPLPGGIEHTAFNDLDAAKAIITENTCAVIVEPIQGEGGVLPADIEFLKGLRALCDEKGAVLIFDEVQTGVGRTGSLYAYMNTGVTPDILTTAKALGGGFPIGAMITTDHYANMYAVGDHGTTYGGNPLACAVAGAVFEFINTPEVLDGVKERHQYFIDALNKINAEYGLFKEIRGQGLLIGCVLKDEYAGKAKNIVTLAGEEGLLALVAGTDVVRFTPSLIIPMEDIDEGLNRFARALARL from the coding sequence ATGAGCGATGTCGCAATTACACGTAGCAATTTTAATGATTGGATGGTGCCTGTTTTTGCTCCAGCAAATTTCATTTTGGTTCGTGGCGAAGGTTCTCGTATTTGGGATCAAAACGATAAAGAATATATTGATTTTGCAGGTGGTATTGCGGTTAATGCTTTAGGTCATGCACATCCAGTTGCGGTGAATGCTTTAACAGAACAAGCTCAAAAACTTTGGCATATTGGTAATGGTTATACTAATGAGCCAGTATTACGCCTTGCAAAACAATTGGTTGAAAGTACATTCGCTGACAAAGTGTTTTTCTGTAACTCTGGTGCAGAAGCGAACGAAGCAGCATTAAAACTGGCACGTAAAGTCGGTTTAGTCAGTGGTAATCCAAATAAGAATCAGATTGTTGCATTTAAAAATGCATTCCACGGTCGAACTTTGTTTACCGTAACAGCAGGTGGACAACCTAAATATTCTCAAGATTTTGCACCTTTACCGGGTGGAATCGAGCATACGGCATTTAATGATTTAGATGCTGCTAAAGCTATTATTACTGAAAATACCTGTGCGGTGATCGTAGAACCGATCCAAGGTGAAGGTGGTGTGTTACCAGCCGACATCGAATTTTTGAAAGGCTTACGTGCGTTGTGCGATGAGAAAGGCGCTGTGCTGATTTTTGATGAAGTACAAACAGGCGTTGGTCGTACAGGCTCACTTTATGCCTATATGAATACTGGCGTAACTCCAGATATTTTAACGACGGCAAAAGCCTTAGGTGGTGGTTTCCCAATTGGTGCAATGATTACTACAGATCATTATGCCAACATGTATGCGGTGGGTGATCACGGTACGACTTATGGTGGTAATCCATTGGCTTGTGCAGTGGCTGGTGCGGTGTTTGAATTTATCAATACACCAGAAGTTTTAGACGGCGTTAAAGAACGTCATCAATATTTCATCGATGCTTTGAATAAAATCAATGCTGAATATGGTTTATTCAAAGAAATCCGCGGTCAAGGTCTATTAATTGGTTGCGTACTGAAAGATGAATATGCAGGCAAAGCAAAAAATATCGTGACCTTAGCGGGTGAAGAAGGCTTGTTGGCGTTGGTTGCAGGTACTGATGTCGTACGCTTTACTCCTTCACTCATTATTCCAATGGAAGATATTGACGAAGGTTTAAATCGTTTTGCTCGTGCCTTAGCACGCCTCTAA
- a CDS encoding Glu/Leu/Phe/Val family dehydrogenase: MMSLSYAAQNGSAWQTFLTQVDRVAPYLDADLSNFVNTLKRPKRTLIVDVPIVMDDGTIRHFEGYRVQHNLSRGPGKGGIRYHQDVELNEVMALSAWMTIKTAVLNLPFGGAKGGIRVNPKELSTRELERLTRRFTSEISPIIGPQIDIPAPDVGTNANIMGWMMDTYSSIKGHTVTGVVTGKPVHLGGSLGRVRATGRGVFVTGMQVAERIKLPIEGSKVAVQGFGNVGNEAAYLFNQAGAKIVAVQDHTGTIFNAEGFNVKALQKHVAEQGGVKGFAEATVISDEEFWDVDMDILIPAALEGQITVERAQKLKAKIVLEGANGPTYPEADDVFVSRNITVVPDVICNAGGVTVSYFEWVQDMASYFWSEDEINERLDKLMIQAMSDVWNTAAQKECSLRTAAYILACERILKARKERGIFPG; encoded by the coding sequence ATGATGTCTTTATCATATGCGGCTCAAAATGGTAGTGCTTGGCAAACCTTTCTCACTCAAGTAGATCGTGTAGCACCTTATTTGGATGCCGACCTCAGCAACTTTGTCAACACACTGAAAAGACCAAAACGTACGCTAATTGTTGATGTGCCAATCGTGATGGATGATGGCACAATTCGTCATTTTGAAGGCTATCGCGTACAGCACAATCTCTCTCGTGGTCCTGGTAAGGGTGGTATTCGTTATCACCAAGATGTTGAATTGAATGAGGTCATGGCGTTATCAGCATGGATGACCATTAAAACTGCGGTGCTTAATCTCCCATTTGGTGGCGCAAAAGGTGGTATTCGTGTTAACCCTAAAGAACTTTCAACACGTGAATTAGAGCGTTTAACTCGTCGTTTTACTAGTGAAATTAGCCCAATTATCGGCCCACAAATTGATATTCCTGCACCTGATGTTGGTACTAATGCCAATATCATGGGTTGGATGATGGATACTTATTCAAGTATTAAAGGTCATACGGTTACTGGTGTTGTAACTGGAAAACCTGTGCATTTAGGTGGTTCACTCGGCCGTGTTCGTGCAACAGGTCGTGGCGTATTTGTTACAGGTATGCAAGTTGCAGAGCGTATCAAATTACCTATCGAAGGTAGCAAAGTTGCGGTTCAAGGTTTTGGTAACGTAGGTAATGAAGCTGCTTATTTGTTTAATCAGGCAGGTGCAAAAATTGTTGCTGTGCAAGATCACACAGGCACAATTTTTAATGCTGAAGGTTTTAACGTAAAAGCATTACAAAAGCATGTTGCTGAACAGGGTGGCGTGAAAGGTTTTGCTGAAGCTACTGTGATCTCGGATGAAGAATTCTGGGATGTCGATATGGATATTCTGATTCCAGCCGCATTGGAAGGTCAGATTACGGTTGAACGTGCACAAAAACTCAAAGCGAAAATTGTGCTTGAAGGTGCAAACGGACCAACTTATCCAGAAGCAGATGATGTATTCGTTAGCCGTAACATTACTGTAGTTCCTGACGTAATTTGTAACGCAGGTGGTGTAACGGTCAGTTATTTTGAGTGGGTTCAAGATATGGCGAGTTATTTCTGGAGCGAAGACGAAATTAATGAACGTCTCGACAAGCTGATGATTCAAGCCATGAGTGATGTGTGGAATACCGCAGCGCAAAAGGAATGTAGCTTGCGTACAGCAGCTTATATTTTAGCCTGTGAACGTATCCTTAAAGCGCGTAAAGAACGCGGTATTTTCCCAGGTTAA
- a CDS encoding Lrp/AsnC family transcriptional regulator: MNNIDHILLGLLKDNARISITDLAAKTRVSRATVQKRIEYMESTGIITGYTVRFRPNVEKNIIRAWMNIMVEGTKAQAVIRELRLESAVERLHTTNGKWDILVELQSDSLENFDKALERIRNISGIYNSETSILLSTYKT, encoded by the coding sequence ATGAACAATATTGATCATATTCTCTTAGGTTTACTCAAAGATAATGCCCGGATCTCAATTACAGATCTGGCTGCAAAAACACGTGTATCAAGAGCAACGGTACAAAAGCGAATTGAATATATGGAATCGACGGGCATCATCACGGGATATACTGTACGCTTCCGCCCAAATGTGGAAAAAAATATTATCCGTGCTTGGATGAATATCATGGTGGAAGGAACCAAAGCGCAAGCGGTTATTCGTGAATTACGCCTAGAATCAGCCGTTGAACGCCTACATACTACAAACGGGAAATGGGATATTTTGGTTGAATTACAGTCCGACAGTTTAGAAAATTTTGACAAGGCACTCGAACGAATTCGAAATATTTCAGGTATTTACAATAGTGAAACCAGCATTTTACTTTCTACATATAAAACATAA
- a CDS encoding SDR family NAD(P)-dependent oxidoreductase, with the protein MKSFNQKVAAITGAGSGIGQQLAILLAQQGADLALSDVNDQGLAETLSLVKQYPVKVTLTKLDVSHQQAVREWAENSFKDHGKINLIFNNAGVALASTVEGMSYEEMEWIFNINFWGVVYGTKEFLPYLKQSGEGHIINISSLFGLTAQPSQSAYNATKFAVRGFTESLRQELNMQNNGVSATCVHPGGIRTNIANSARMSDSIRSLGMNPAKASRSFNKVLKTPPEEAAKIILEAVKQDKARVLIGNDAKILDLIQRITPTHYSQALDFLTKKTLKKN; encoded by the coding sequence ATGAAAAGTTTTAATCAAAAGGTTGCTGCAATTACGGGTGCAGGTTCTGGAATCGGTCAACAACTTGCAATTTTATTAGCACAGCAAGGCGCTGATTTAGCTTTAAGTGATGTGAATGATCAAGGTTTAGCTGAAACATTATCTTTAGTAAAACAGTATCCTGTGAAAGTCACTTTAACCAAACTAGATGTTTCTCATCAGCAAGCTGTACGTGAATGGGCGGAGAATAGTTTCAAAGATCATGGCAAAATCAATTTGATTTTTAACAATGCTGGCGTTGCATTAGCAAGTACCGTAGAAGGGATGAGCTATGAAGAAATGGAATGGATTTTTAATATTAATTTTTGGGGTGTTGTCTACGGCACAAAAGAGTTTTTGCCTTATTTAAAGCAAAGTGGTGAAGGGCATATTATTAATATTTCTAGTTTATTTGGACTCACTGCGCAACCTTCTCAAAGTGCTTATAACGCAACAAAGTTTGCAGTGCGTGGTTTTACCGAATCATTACGCCAAGAATTAAATATGCAAAATAATGGTGTCAGTGCGACTTGTGTGCATCCAGGTGGTATACGAACCAATATTGCTAATAGTGCTCGTATGAGTGACAGTATCCGTTCTTTGGGTATGAATCCGGCAAAGGCTAGTCGATCATTTAATAAAGTCCTGAAAACCCCACCAGAAGAAGCTGCAAAAATCATTTTAGAGGCGGTCAAACAGGATAAAGCTCGAGTATTAATTGGGAATGATGCCAAGATTTTAGATTTGATTCAGCGGATTACACCAACGCATTATTCTCAAGCATTAGATTTTCTAACCAAAAAAACTTTGAAAAAAAACTAA